In Pseudobdellovibrio exovorus JSS, the genomic stretch ACCGCTGCAAACTTCTTCTGTAAATCTGAAATTTCAACCTGCTGCTGATAGTGAAAAACTACTCTCTGCAATTTCAAATATTTTTCTAAAGACTCGATTACTGTATAAAGACCATTCTCGGAAGAAATACTGCCGCGCAATTGGCCTTTAGGAATTTTAATTTGTGGTTTTAAAACTCCACCAATAACTAAATCAGCGGATAAGTGCGCAGCTCCCACTCCGTAAATACCTTGCAAAGCAGGAGTTAAAAGGTTCTGGGTAAAACTATGACCAAAACAGCGTATCCCCCAATCAGCCACAGTTTCATCAGCAAATGGATGAAGCTTATTGGTCAACTTAGCTTTTAATAGACGACTAGCACTTTGGACTATTTCTAAAAGTGTTAGCGGCAATCGTTGTGGTTTGTTACGGAAAATCCAGCGCTTATTTGAACGGAACCCAGCCACAAGAGGTTTTAAACCTAAATCTTGAAACAGGGTTTCCACATGCTGGTTTGACAAAAGAGCATTCGCAGCACTCTCTGCCAAAATGGCCTCTTTTCGATCGGTAAAAATCAAGCCCCCACTGCGTGAAGAGGACTCGAAAATCTCGCAAGAAATCCCTTGCTTCGAGAGCGCCCACGCTAAAGTCATTCCAGAAAAACCAGAACCGATAATAGCAACTGATGGGGGCGCTTTTGTTTCGCTCATAAAGATTTAGAAAACACCTGTGTTTGTGGTTTTTGACGTTTCAATCTTTCATCAAAGAACAAACATGCATTTCTAAGGAATGGTTTCCCTTTTTCAGTCATTTGCAATTGCAATCCATTGATTTGCACTAAATCATCTAAGATCATTTCTTTTAGAAAATCCTCAGCCGCCTGTTTTTGCTCTTGGTCCAATTCAACAGTTCCATTAGTCATGAATTGCAAAATTTGAACACGCCTAGAGCGATCCTCTTCACTCAGAATATGCCCACGATGGGTTGGAATGTCCTGCTGCTCCACTCTTTGTTGGTAAGTAGCAAAAACTTTTTCATTTTGATGGAAGCTATAAGGCGTTTCACTAATACTGCTGACGCCGAGGCCAAGTAAAAGATCCGTTTTCTGATCTGTATACCCCATAAAATTGCGGTGCAGTTTTTTCTGTAACAAGGCCTGACTTAATGAATCTGTCGGTAATGCAAAGTGATCCATACCCACTTCAACATAACCTGCTGCTATCAGCTCGCGACGAGCTAACTCATAAAGATCACGTTTAGCTTTACCCGTTGGTAAGTCTTCATCTTTAAATAGTCTTTGAGCGGGTTTAATCCAAGGAACTAAAGCAAAACTATATAAAGCAATTCTATCTGGGCGTAACTGTACCGTTTTCTGAACTGTATCAAGCATCGTTTCAGGTGTCTGCTTGGCTAATCCGTAGATAAGATCAAAATTTACAGAACGATATCCTAGGCGACGAGCTTCTGATGTGATTTTTTCTGTGATCTCGTAAGGTTGAATGCGGTTTACTAATCTTTGCACTTCTGGATTGAAATCTTGCACACCAAGGCTGACTCGATCAAACCCCAACTCTTTTAAAACGATAAGCTGCTCTGTCGTTGTACGACGAGGGTCCACCTCAATAGAGCCTTCAAAATTATCAGCTAACTTAACTTGACTGAGTATAGGTTTAAGTAATTTCACTAAGTTCTCAGGAGACAAAAATGTCGGAGTTCCACCACCAATGTGCAAATGCTTAAGTGCCTTTTGACCTAATGCTGGCACCTGAGACAAATAGGTTTGCCACTCTTTTAAGATCAACTCA encodes the following:
- a CDS encoding protoporphyrinogen/coproporphyrinogen oxidase, with the translated sequence MSETKAPPSVAIIGSGFSGMTLAWALSKQGISCEIFESSSRSGGLIFTDRKEAILAESAANALLSNQHVETLFQDLGLKPLVAGFRSNKRWIFRNKPQRLPLTLLEIVQSASRLLKAKLTNKLHPFADETVADWGIRCFGHSFTQNLLTPALQGIYGVGAAHLSADLVIGGVLKPQIKIPKGQLRGSISSENGLYTVIESLEKYLKLQRVVFHYQQQVEISDLQKKFAAVVVATSYLNSSQLLKSVAPQLSESLAQVPAVGLDVVVMGFKKEKPLQGFGCLFPREQGFNSLGVLFNTDIFAGRGSLQSESWIVPHQASPALTEDELVQHVLSDRKQMLQYHDEPEFKKVTRWPKALPLYGFELKKVLNSDLLKNRMRVSEAKSPVYLTGNYLGAIGLGKILGRNLKLADVIREEIAE
- the hemN gene encoding oxygen-independent coproporphyrinogen III oxidase, yielding MVNHLFAKYDIPAPRYTSYPTVPYWEEAPSTDLWIEHLKQTLSDSQSSWAMYMHVPYCESLCTFCGCNTIITKDHRREEPYAELILKEWQTYLSQVPALGQKALKHLHIGGGTPTFLSPENLVKLLKPILSQVKLADNFEGSIEVDPRRTTTEQLIVLKELGFDRVSLGVQDFNPEVQRLVNRIQPYEITEKITSEARRLGYRSVNFDLIYGLAKQTPETMLDTVQKTVQLRPDRIALYSFALVPWIKPAQRLFKDEDLPTGKAKRDLYELARRELIAAGYVEVGMDHFALPTDSLSQALLQKKLHRNFMGYTDQKTDLLLGLGVSSISETPYSFHQNEKVFATYQQRVEQQDIPTHRGHILSEEDRSRRVQILQFMTNGTVELDQEQKQAAEDFLKEMILDDLVQINGLQLQMTEKGKPFLRNACLFFDERLKRQKPQTQVFSKSL